A genomic segment from Melanotaenia boesemani isolate fMelBoe1 chromosome 9, fMelBoe1.pri, whole genome shotgun sequence encodes:
- the si:dkey-182i3.11 gene encoding insulin-like growth factor-binding protein complex acid labile subunit isoform X1, which translates to MQAALTLASLSLLVLPSDLCPPACRCLYNLTTVTCRGKGLQQIPELPGTTEKLYISNNKIQEVPENGLNMLQVLDLTQNQLSVFLSLNPVCPNMTKLTKLLLRDNNLKNLHPGQFLNCPALSLLDLSKNQIKHLPVGFLYELANLKMLFLTYNQIETLQAGVLEGALNLTELHLSYNCITQIEDNVFRSSAELQKLFLSNNRIRNVGKAGFRGATGLEHLDLSGNQLEEVPLEALRDLKKLKLLNLAMNKLLSLPEDSFSSLSLLVQLDLSSNNLTTLSEGSLTGLLNMTDLDLSQNILTSLPSNVFKSLISLKLLDLDRNRLKLLPADVFSNLTHLQELHLDNNSISDLPAGLFDALHKLKELQLSHNHILELHHTIFVKLTSLQRLNLKQNALKHLPKGIFHMLNALKEIDLSNNHIKSLHPSVFHDLVRVQSVRLSSNHLSSLHPDQFRDLTHLKELKLDGNHIVQLPSNIFMGLRKLVTLDLGNNNLSELSVSGFEGLTCLKELRLSFNHIQKIPLNTFHSLRNLRRLLLQNNSLDSFPHLLFVRLSTLRELNLDGNKLAHLEPGVFQGLGYLRKLSLKSNQLRTLQSGTLEPLENFTTIYLSGNFWDCDCVNMLYVCNWVTIHRNKLADQPTCFTSSSSKFVCENSTLTETTPLSQSAQLPLFLLDYCITSAARGSSSFPVSAHNVTAVSTQWLPLTWLHSLKPFTFYISLLFELGA; encoded by the exons ATGCAGGCAGCTCTAACTTTGGCCTCTCTGAGCCTCTTGGTGTTGCCGTCTGATCTCTGTCCACCTGCCTGCCGGTGTCTCTACAACCTGACCACTGTTACATGTCGAGGAAAAGGACTACAGCAGATCCCTGAGCTGCCCGGGACCACGGAGAAGCTCTACATCTCAAACAATAAGATACAGGAAGTACCGGAAAATGGGCTGAATATGCTGCAG GTCCTGGACCTAACACAGAACCAGCTAAGTGTCTTCCTTTCACTAAACCCAGTTTGCCCCAATATGACGAAGCTAACTAAGCTCCTCCTGCGTGACAACAACCTGAAGAATTTACACCCTGGTCAGTTCCTGAACTGCCCAGCTCTCAGCTTATTGGATCTGAGTAAGAACCAGATCAAACATTTACCAGTTGGATTCCTCTATGAACTGGCTAATCTGAAGATGCTGTTTTTGACATATAACCAGATTGAAACGCTACAGGCAGGTGTCCTGGAGGGAGCCCTCAACCTCACTGAACTCCATCTCAGCTACAACTGTATAACACAGATAGAAGACAATGTTTTCAGGAGCTCTGCTGAGTTACAGAAACTTTTCCTGTCTAATAATAGAATCAGAAATGTGGGAAAGGCTGGTTTCAGAGGAGCAACAGGTCTCGAACACCTTGACCTTAGTGGTAACCAGTTGGAAGAAGTTCCATTGGAGGCattaagagatttaaaaaagctTAAGCTTCTGAATCTAGCCATGAACAAACTCCTCAGCCTTCCAGAGGATTCCTTCTCCTCACTGAGCCTGTTGGTCCAACTCGACTTGAGCAGCAACAACCTGACCACCCTGTCAGAGGGGTCCCTAACAGGTCTGCTCAATATGACTGACCTGGATCTTAGTCAAAACATCTTAACTTCTCTTCCCTCCAATGTCTTCAAAAGTCTGATCAGCCTGAAGCTTCTGGATTTGGACAGGAACAGACTGAAGTTACTTCCGGCAGATGTTTTCAGTAACTTGACCCATCTGCAGGAGCTGCATCTGGACAACAATAGCATCTCTGACTTACCAGCTGGGTTATTTGATGCCCTGCACAAACTAAAAGAATTACAGCTGTCGCACAACCACATCCTGGAGCTCCACCATACTATCTTTGTTAAGCTCACGTCACTACAGAGGCTGAACTTGAAACAAAATGCTCTGAAACACCTCCCAAAGGGAATATTCCACATGTTAAATGCCCTCAAAGAAATAGATCTGAGCAACAACCACATTAAGTCCCTGCATCCCTCAGTCTTCCATGATTTAGTGAGAGTACAGTCAGTGAGACTCTCCAGTAACCACCTCTCTTCTCTACACCCAGACCAGTTCAGAGacttaacacatttaaaagaattaaaactaGATGGAAACCACATAGTTCAACTTCCTTCTAACATCTTCATGGGTCTCAGAAAACTTGTAACACTGGATCTGGGTAACAATAATCTGTCTGAATTGTCTGTTTCTGGCTTTGAAGGCTTGACCTGTCTTAAAGAACTCAGGTTGAGCTTCAATCACATTCAAAAAATCCCTCTCAACACCTTTCATTCCCTCCGAAACCTCCGCAGACTTCTGCTGCAGAACAACAGCCTGGATAGTTTTCCCCATCTGCTCTTTGTCCGGCTATCAACACTAAGAGAACTAAATCTGGATGGAAACaagctggctcacctggagccTGGTGTCTTTCAAGGACTAGGATATCTCCGGAAACTGAGCCTGAAGTCCAACCAGCTCAGAACACTGCAAAGTGGGACTTTGGAGCCTTTGGAAAACTTTACCACTATTTATCTGTCAGGTAATTTCTGGGATTGCGACTGTGTGAATATGCTCTACGTCTGTAACTGGGTTACTATCCACAGAAACAAACTAGCAGATCAGCCAACCTGCTTCACATCCTCTTCATCAAAGTTTGTCTGTGAAAACtcaaccctgactgaaaccaCACCACTTTCACAGTCTGCCCAGTTGCCCCTATTCTTACTTGATTATTGCATTACAAGTGCAGCAAGGGGTTCGtcttcatttcctgtttctgcACATAATGTCACAGCTGTTAGCACACAGTGGCTTCCTCTGACCTGGTTGCATTCTCTAAaaccttttacattttacatttctctgctttttgAACTCGGTGCTTGA
- the si:dkey-182i3.11 gene encoding insulin-like growth factor-binding protein complex acid labile subunit isoform X2 has translation MTKLTKLLLRDNNLKNLHPGQFLNCPALSLLDLSKNQIKHLPVGFLYELANLKMLFLTYNQIETLQAGVLEGALNLTELHLSYNCITQIEDNVFRSSAELQKLFLSNNRIRNVGKAGFRGATGLEHLDLSGNQLEEVPLEALRDLKKLKLLNLAMNKLLSLPEDSFSSLSLLVQLDLSSNNLTTLSEGSLTGLLNMTDLDLSQNILTSLPSNVFKSLISLKLLDLDRNRLKLLPADVFSNLTHLQELHLDNNSISDLPAGLFDALHKLKELQLSHNHILELHHTIFVKLTSLQRLNLKQNALKHLPKGIFHMLNALKEIDLSNNHIKSLHPSVFHDLVRVQSVRLSSNHLSSLHPDQFRDLTHLKELKLDGNHIVQLPSNIFMGLRKLVTLDLGNNNLSELSVSGFEGLTCLKELRLSFNHIQKIPLNTFHSLRNLRRLLLQNNSLDSFPHLLFVRLSTLRELNLDGNKLAHLEPGVFQGLGYLRKLSLKSNQLRTLQSGTLEPLENFTTIYLSGNFWDCDCVNMLYVCNWVTIHRNKLADQPTCFTSSSSKFVCENSTLTETTPLSQSAQLPLFLLDYCITSAARGSSSFPVSAHNVTAVSTQWLPLTWLHSLKPFTFYISLLFELGA, from the coding sequence ATGACGAAGCTAACTAAGCTCCTCCTGCGTGACAACAACCTGAAGAATTTACACCCTGGTCAGTTCCTGAACTGCCCAGCTCTCAGCTTATTGGATCTGAGTAAGAACCAGATCAAACATTTACCAGTTGGATTCCTCTATGAACTGGCTAATCTGAAGATGCTGTTTTTGACATATAACCAGATTGAAACGCTACAGGCAGGTGTCCTGGAGGGAGCCCTCAACCTCACTGAACTCCATCTCAGCTACAACTGTATAACACAGATAGAAGACAATGTTTTCAGGAGCTCTGCTGAGTTACAGAAACTTTTCCTGTCTAATAATAGAATCAGAAATGTGGGAAAGGCTGGTTTCAGAGGAGCAACAGGTCTCGAACACCTTGACCTTAGTGGTAACCAGTTGGAAGAAGTTCCATTGGAGGCattaagagatttaaaaaagctTAAGCTTCTGAATCTAGCCATGAACAAACTCCTCAGCCTTCCAGAGGATTCCTTCTCCTCACTGAGCCTGTTGGTCCAACTCGACTTGAGCAGCAACAACCTGACCACCCTGTCAGAGGGGTCCCTAACAGGTCTGCTCAATATGACTGACCTGGATCTTAGTCAAAACATCTTAACTTCTCTTCCCTCCAATGTCTTCAAAAGTCTGATCAGCCTGAAGCTTCTGGATTTGGACAGGAACAGACTGAAGTTACTTCCGGCAGATGTTTTCAGTAACTTGACCCATCTGCAGGAGCTGCATCTGGACAACAATAGCATCTCTGACTTACCAGCTGGGTTATTTGATGCCCTGCACAAACTAAAAGAATTACAGCTGTCGCACAACCACATCCTGGAGCTCCACCATACTATCTTTGTTAAGCTCACGTCACTACAGAGGCTGAACTTGAAACAAAATGCTCTGAAACACCTCCCAAAGGGAATATTCCACATGTTAAATGCCCTCAAAGAAATAGATCTGAGCAACAACCACATTAAGTCCCTGCATCCCTCAGTCTTCCATGATTTAGTGAGAGTACAGTCAGTGAGACTCTCCAGTAACCACCTCTCTTCTCTACACCCAGACCAGTTCAGAGacttaacacatttaaaagaattaaaactaGATGGAAACCACATAGTTCAACTTCCTTCTAACATCTTCATGGGTCTCAGAAAACTTGTAACACTGGATCTGGGTAACAATAATCTGTCTGAATTGTCTGTTTCTGGCTTTGAAGGCTTGACCTGTCTTAAAGAACTCAGGTTGAGCTTCAATCACATTCAAAAAATCCCTCTCAACACCTTTCATTCCCTCCGAAACCTCCGCAGACTTCTGCTGCAGAACAACAGCCTGGATAGTTTTCCCCATCTGCTCTTTGTCCGGCTATCAACACTAAGAGAACTAAATCTGGATGGAAACaagctggctcacctggagccTGGTGTCTTTCAAGGACTAGGATATCTCCGGAAACTGAGCCTGAAGTCCAACCAGCTCAGAACACTGCAAAGTGGGACTTTGGAGCCTTTGGAAAACTTTACCACTATTTATCTGTCAGGTAATTTCTGGGATTGCGACTGTGTGAATATGCTCTACGTCTGTAACTGGGTTACTATCCACAGAAACAAACTAGCAGATCAGCCAACCTGCTTCACATCCTCTTCATCAAAGTTTGTCTGTGAAAACtcaaccctgactgaaaccaCACCACTTTCACAGTCTGCCCAGTTGCCCCTATTCTTACTTGATTATTGCATTACAAGTGCAGCAAGGGGTTCGtcttcatttcctgtttctgcACATAATGTCACAGCTGTTAGCACACAGTGGCTTCCTCTGACCTGGTTGCATTCTCTAAaaccttttacattttacatttctctgctttttgAACTCGGTGCTTGA
- the LOC121645842 gene encoding gastrula zinc finger protein XlCGF26.1-like, translated as MSDLQTEVCTILDMMVSLTVSEMSKVIGVSDPTPPEVSPRATEDTPGSSDDKVIQLRVFMASLAQEAAVKICQLFDECSSVLRLEVSQGEAEMEALRRRLEGVEMELKLVLESNRGQEEAEEVMEGGHEWREQRRRAEGEGVQSSQRSGRKSCRVVSTGETGVKRSPIIHLWKGRTYEENSQPVLIKNEGLEGSADQVSSDSGQYREEPTQEDDNDPDYQLEPEELDDGDQVYTTRSKRVVKPKSHLVRAMRERQNRKDQPLCCKYCRKTFSKVPQLIAHQVVHAANAEKPFHCSQCGRGFSFQRSLKAHLLLHTGERPHTCDVCGKGFTLKQLLRNHQRLHADVRPFCCEQCGKSFYRAHGLKMHQMVHTGERAYNCQYCNKSFTIQGNLQRHLRIHTGEKPFRCETCGKSFNQADTLKGHQRIHTGERPFSCETCGKCFIQKSALKMHQKTSHSDEKALACVACGTTIACVDSLRKHLQTHATTIPCMCVLCGRRLCSITELRSHQQEHTVDRPYSCSVCGKSFKSSSYLKIHLKTHSGERPFSCDICGRMFTQHSSLKSHKVVHTGEKPFSCDTCGKCFSNTGNLNRHQRIHTGEKPFTCDTCGRSFNQGNSLKAHQQIHTGEKQFMCDKCGKSFSYLRNLKDHKCFYI; from the exons ATGTCGGATCTGCAGACGGAGGTTTGCACCATTTTGGACATGATGGTCAGTCTGACTGTGtcagaaatgagtaaagttatcggCGTTTCTGATCCAACACCTCCAGAAGTTTCTCCACGTGCcacagaagacacaccgggttctTCGGACGACAAG gtGATCCAGCTTCGTGTCTTCATGGCATCTCTGGCTCAAGAAGCTGCGGTGAAGATCTGCCAGCTGTTCGATGAATGTTCCTCTGTGCTGCGACTAGAA GTGTCGCAGGGTGAGGCTGAGATGGAGGCCCTGAGGAGGAGACTGGAGGGGGTTGAGATGGAGCTCAAGCTGGTGCTGGAAAGCAACAGAGGACAGGAGGAAGcagaggaggtgatggagggaGGGCATGAATGGAGAGAGCAGAGGCGCAGAGCAGAAGGAGAAGGCGTCCAGAGCAGCCAGCGCTCAGGAAGGAAAAGTTGCAGAG tGGTGTCTACTGGTGAAACTGGTGTGAAGAGGTCACCTATAATTCATCTGTGGAAAGGCAGAACTTATGAG gaAAACAGCCAACCAGTTCTGATAAAAAACGAGGGGCTGGAGGGCTCAGCTGACCAGGTGTCCTCTGATTCTGGTCAGTACAGAGAGGAGCCCACCCAGGAAGATGATAATGACCCAGACTACCAG TTGGAACCAGAAGAGCTGGATGATGGTGACCAAGTATACACCACCAGATCTAAACGTGTCGTAAAACCCAAATCGCACCTTGTTCGAGCCATGAGGGAGAGGCAGAATCGAAAGGATCAGCCTCTGTGCTGCAAATACTGCAGGAAAACCTTCAGCAAGGTGCCGCAGCTCATAGCCCACCAGGTCGTCCATGCGGCAAACGCAGAGAAACCCTTCCACTGCTCTCAGTGTGGCCGAGGCTTTTCCTTCCAGCGAAGCCTCAAGGCTCACCTGCTGCTTCATACAG GTGAAAGACCACACACGTGTGATGTTTGTGGAAAGGGTTTCACCCTGAAACAGCTTCTGAGGAACCACCAGCGTCTCCATGCTGACGTGCGTCCTTTTTGCTGTGAGCAGTGCGGGAAGAGTTTCTATCGAGCTCATGGCCTGAAAATGCACCAGATGGTCCACACCGGCGAGCGGGCTTATAACTGCCAGTACTGCAACAAAAGCTTCACAATACAAGGTAACCTGCAGCGCCACCTGCGCATACACACAGGGGAAAAGCCGTTCAGGTGTGAGACTTGTGGCAAGAGCTTCAACCAGGCAGATACGCTAAAAGGCCACCAGCGCATACACACCGGTGAACGCCCCTTCAGCTGCGAGACCTGCGGCAAGTGCTTCATCCAAAAAAGTGCCTTGAAGATGCACCAGAAGACTTCTCACTCGGACGAGAAGGCGCTGGCCTGCGTTGCGTGTGGAACCACCATTGCTTGTGTCGACTCGCTACGCAAACACCTCCAGACACACGCAACGACTAtcccatgtatgtgtgtgctttgCGGCCGTCGGCTCTGCTCCATCACAGAGTTGCGCTCGCACCAGCAGGAGCACACGGTGGACCGGCCCTACAGCTGCAGCGTCTGTGGGAAGAGCTTCAAGTCATCCAGCTACCTGAAGATTCACCTTAAGACGCACAGCGGAGAGAGGCCGTTCTCCTGCGACATCTGTGGCCGCATGTTCACGCAGCACAGCAGCCTGAAGTCACATAAG GTGGTCCATACTGGCGAGAAACCATTCAGCTGCGACacatgtgggaaatgttttAGCAACACAGGCAACCTGAACAGACACCAGCGAATCCACACGGGGGAGAAACCGTTCACCTGCGACACATGTGGACGCAGCTTCAACCAAGGCAACAGCCTCAAGGCCCACCAGCAGATTCACACTGGGGAGAAGCAGTTCATGTGCGACAAGTGTGGGAAGAGTTTCTCCTACCTGAGGAACCTGAAGGACCACAAGTGTTTCTACATCTGA